The Chitinimonas arctica region CATCGCAATGACAATCCTGAGCAATTCAATATCCGCATAGAAATCAAACACGCCTTGTTTGGCCGTACCTTCACCCAGATCGGCGTTTTCAAGGAAATTCATCCAGAGGCTGCATCTTGAAATGGCCGCTTGGCAGGTTTGTAAGAAACGCTTGGCGCCGCTTGAGTTGCGGGGAAATCTGACTGAATTGGAGGGTATTGCTCAAGAGTTAGGCAATTTACGCCTATTTTTTTAGGGCTCCCGTATCACTTCTGCTGATTGATGGGGGCTCGTTCGCCTGCTAAAGACAAAAAAATGAAGCCGTATTGATTTTACAAAAGCCAATGATCTCGTAATTTTGGAAAATTCAGATTGGAAGGTTTTACGGTGTACGGGCATGAGTAGGGATGACATGTCGCGACCGAGCGCAAAGGCTCAAGTGTGTCAACTCAATAATATTAAGAAGGGAGTTGTGTTGTGAATTGTTTTAGATATATTTTCTCATGTTTTTCATCCGGAAGTGCATCATCGCCAACTTCAGAAAAGCAGTCGGCCAGTAATTTTCCACATTCCGTCAGTAAGGGAGATGCCAAAAATAATTCGAAAGAGCTCGATAACGATCGCACCTCCGCTAGTAGTAGATGGAGATCGTTTATTCAGAAACTTACATGTTCTGGCCCAAGAAATTCAACTCCTACTGACGGGGCATGTAAAGATAAATTAAAATTTAACATCGAGTCCGATCAAGACCCGAAGGGCAGAGTACCTGTCCGGTCGGAGGTTAAAAATAAAGCACCTACACTAAATCCTGCTACCGCGGCGGGGGAGAAAAATAAACCAGTTCCAAGGCGTAATGTTTCTGAAACCACGGCAGTTCCGCAAAATGGAGGCGATGGGATTGTTCATTCCGTTCCGAAAGATGTGGCTGACATTTCGTTAGAAATATTGCAGCAGTGTAAGGTGTGGAGTACGCACAATTTTCTTCCCAAGAGGGAGGTGGAGTTCTATGGCGTCAAATTTATGCGGCTTGTTGACACATTTGTAAATTCCGGCCTTGTTCATGCCTTTGGGATTCCGGAGGGGCAGAGAAATAACTATGGTCATCTTGTTTTTCATACAATTCGATTTATCCCAGGCGGTAGTCCGGAATTTTCTATGACGGTAGCTTATGGAACTAATACGAAGCCCGTGCAATTTGAGTTGGACGGTAATGGCAAGCTGGCCATTTCATCTGATCATGCGCCAGCGCTGCCGCTCCCTGGCTAGGGTGGCAGCGGGGTAATTCAGTTGAGACGCTGTTTCCGCAGGGCAGCGCCACATCCCAAGCTCGCCATGGTGCTTTACTCACGACGCTGTTGGCTGCAGCCAGTTCCCCAACTTTCAACCCGACTGTCTCTTGGCTCCCCTCCGCAAACCATGCACATTGCATGCAGATCACCAGGAGCCAGCCATGAACACCCCCGCCAGCCGCCGTATCCTGCTCTGCGCCGGCTTGATCGTTTCGATATCCATGGGTATCCGGCATGGTTTCGGCTTTTTCCTGCCGCCGATGACCAGCGAATTCGGCTGGACGCGTGAGGTGTTCGCCTTTGCCTTGGGCATACAGAACCTGATGTGGGGATTGGCCCAGCCCTTTACCGGCGCACTGGCCGATCGCTATGGCGCGGTAAAGGTACTGGTGGCCGGCGCGGTGTGTTACGCCCTCGGCTTGGTGCTGATGACGGTATCCAGCAGCGGGGCGCTATTTACCGGCTCGGCTGGGCTGTTGCTGGGGCTGGCATTGTCCGGGTGTACCTATAGCGTGGTGTTTGGGGTGATCGGGCGCAATGTGCCGGAGGACAAGCGCTCGCAGGCAATGGGGCTGGCGTCCGCCGCCGGCAGCTTTGGCCAGTTTCTGATGGTGCCGGTGGAGCAGCACCTGATTGCTTCGATGGGCTGGGTCAATGCCTTGCTGATTCTCGGCGCCATGTCGCTATTGATCATCCCGGCGGCGCAGGGTCTGCGCGAACCGGCCCGTGCGGTCGGGCAGGCCGGGCAGAATGTGTTGGCGGCGGCGCGCGAGGCGTTCTCCTATCCCAGCTTCCAGATGCTGATGGCCGGTTACTTCGTTTGCGGCTTCCAATTGGTCTTTATCGGTGTGCACCTGCCTTCCTACCTCAAGGATCACGGCTTGCCGGGCGATACCGCAGCCTGGGCACTGGCATTGATCGGCTTGTTCAACGTGTTTGGCACCTTTACCGCCGGGCAATTGGGTGCCCGCTGGCGCAAGACCTATTTGCTGTCGTTTATTTATCTGGCGCGTGCGGTCGCCATTGCGCTGTTTATCTATCTGCCGCTGACACAGCTCAGCGTCTGCCTGTTCGCCGCCGTGATGGGATTTTTGTGGTTGTCCACCGTGCCGCTGACCAATGGGGTCATTGCCACCATTTTCGGCGTGCGCCATCTGGGCATGCTGTCCGGCTTCGTTTTCTTCTCGCATCAGGTGGGGAGTTTCCTGGGCGTGTGGTTGGGCGGCTGGCTGTATGACCACACCGGTTCATACGATGTCGTCTGGTACATCTCCATCGCTTTCGGTATCGCCGCTGCCCTGGTTAGCTGGCCCATACGCGAGCGCGCCATCGTACGGTCCGAGCCGCTGGGGCAGCCTGCATGAAATCGCGCTGGCTCAGGTGGCTGCTGATTGGCCTGGCGCTGGCCTCGGTCTTCGCTGCTTACTTCACACCCATGTCCAAGGTGGTGCTAGCCAATTTCTGGGCGATGTGCGGCTTCTAGGGCAAGGCTGAACAAGCGGCGAATAAGCCATGCTATGCTCGTCGATCACCGCGAGGCCCTTATGTCAGACGAACAACTCAAATCCCACCGCGACGCTATCGATGCACTCGATGTCGAGATTCTGCAACTGCTGAACAAGCGTGCCGGCC contains the following coding sequences:
- a CDS encoding MFS transporter, which produces MNTPASRRILLCAGLIVSISMGIRHGFGFFLPPMTSEFGWTREVFAFALGIQNLMWGLAQPFTGALADRYGAVKVLVAGAVCYALGLVLMTVSSSGALFTGSAGLLLGLALSGCTYSVVFGVIGRNVPEDKRSQAMGLASAAGSFGQFLMVPVEQHLIASMGWVNALLILGAMSLLIIPAAQGLREPARAVGQAGQNVLAAAREAFSYPSFQMLMAGYFVCGFQLVFIGVHLPSYLKDHGLPGDTAAWALALIGLFNVFGTFTAGQLGARWRKTYLLSFIYLARAVAIALFIYLPLTQLSVCLFAAVMGFLWLSTVPLTNGVIATIFGVRHLGMLSGFVFFSHQVGSFLGVWLGGWLYDHTGSYDVVWYISIAFGIAAALVSWPIRERAIVRSEPLGQPA